AACATCATGCTTACACGTGAAGAAATCCTTGTAACCTATGAAGCTGGTCCTGAAGCAGTTATTGTTGAAATCCAAGGATATGAAGCTATCATGGAGAAACAAGCTTCTCATATTTCTGAACTTGAAGAACGTGTAAGAGTTTTAGAGGCTCGTTTGAATCAAAACAGCCAAAATAGCAGTAAACCTCCTTCTACTGATGTTTTTTGTAATGAGAAACCTAAACCTAAGGGTCGCCACACAAGTAGTGGCAAAAAAGCTGGTGGCCAAAAAGGTCATCCTGGAAAGACTTTTGAAATGGTTGAAAACCCTGATTAGGTCATAGTCCATTCACCGGACTGCTGCGAAAATTGTGGTCATCATCTTGAAGATACTGAAGTTGATGACTATGAACGCAGACAAGAAGCTGAAATTCCTCCTGCAAAAATCATATTTACTGAACATCGTTGTGAAATCAAGAAGTGTCCTCACTGTGGGAAAGTTAACAAAGGCTCTTTTCCAGAGTCTATAAAATTCCCAATTCAATATGGTCCTCGTCTTTTAGCCTCAATTCTGTATTTTAGGAACTATCAATTGATTCCTTATGAAAGGACTTGTGATTTAGTAGAGGATGTATACGGTATACGTATCAGCCCAGCTACCATAAAAAGAGCAGAAAAGAAATGTTTCCAGAACCTGAAACCTTTTGAAAAAGCTGTTATGGAACATCTATTAGCTTCCTATTCTGCACATTGTGATGAGACAGGAATGAGAATTTTAGGGACAAAATGGTGGCTTCATGTAGTATCAAATAGTCTATGGACCTACTATTTCGCACACCCAAAAAGAGGGACAGAAGCAATGGATGCTCTGGGATTTCTTCCGCAATACAAGGGAGTAGCAGTTCATGATGGGCTTGCTTCATACAACAAGTATGGATGTGAACATGCTCTGTGCAACGCTCATCTTAAAAGGGAACTTACTGGGATTGAAGAGAATTTTAAACAGCAATGGGCTAAAGAGATTAATGAACTCCTCAGTGAGATGAAAAAGTATACTGATGAATGCAGAGAGATGGAAATTCCAATAGATCCAGAAAAAGTTCGGGAATTCGAGGAAGTATACGATGCAATAATTCAAGACGGAATCGAGGAAAATCCACCACCTGAGCCCTCAAAAGATCAGGTGAAAAAGAGAGGAAGACCAGCACAAACAAAAGCAAAGAATCTCCTTGATAGGTTCATAATACACAAAGAACCGATTCTGAGATTCCTCAATAACCTGAGAGTTTCGTTTGATAACAATCAAGCAGAGCGAGACATCAGAATGATGAAGCTACAACAGAAAATTTCGGGAACTTTCCGAAGCATAGAAGGAGCGGTAGCTTTCTGCAGAATTAGGGCATACATATCCTCAATTAAAAAGAATGGCATGAATGTAATGGATGCTATTCTAGCGGCGCTCAATGGAGCGCCGCTATTATCCTGATAATTGCAGCACTTTGCTGAAAAAACGTCTTTTTATCAGTGGCTGAATAGTTACAATTTTGGAGGAATTATACCAACTAAAATTAGTAATCTCTACATTTTTCCCGGGAAGACCCGATTCAAACGGGAAGTACCAGGCAATAATTGCAATCAAAAATATTACTATTAAAATGCCTAAGCTTTTAAGGGCTTTTTTCGACAAAGGTTTTCTAATTAAGTAAAATGCAAGACCGATTCCTGTTAGAAGAATAAGGATAGTATAAATTGGCATGGAGGAAGAGGTTAGATTATCATCTCCTTTTTTATTATCTAAAAAAATATTCTCCTTGATAGTGTTATTTTTGTTTAAATTAGAGTAGAAGTAGAATATGCCGTACTCTTTATTAGAATTAAAAGTGTTGTTCGCAACAAGGTTATTGCTGGAATCTCCGATTGAAATGCCATTGGAATTGTTAGATAAAATGTTTCTAATTAAAGTATTTTTATCAGAAGCCAGGAGATAGATGCCTGAGTTTCCATTCTCTATGAAAATGTCATCTTTTAAGTTATTTGACTCGGATATCCATAAAAGAAAGCCGGATTGTTTGTTGTTACTGGCAACGTTATCTGCTATTACATTTTCATGAGAGACAGTTAGACAAAGCCCATATTTGTTCATGAAAAATTGGTTATTAGTTAAATTATTGGCATTTGATTTCCTGAGAGCAATTCCATAGTTTTCATTATTACTGGCATTGTTATTAACTAAAGTATTTTGATTTGATAGGTTCAAGTAAAGACCACGTTTATTTTCAGTGATGAGATTGTTCTTCAAATCGTTGCCCGCCGAATTAATTAGATAGATTCCATGCAAAGTGTTTGAAAATAGAGTATTATTTTCAATACTGCAGCCGGAAGAGGCATTTAGAACAATGCCATCCTGAAAATTTGAAATAATATTGTTTTGAATAAGTGAGTTATTGACGTTGTCTAAATAGATTCCTGAGATTTGACTTTCGTTGCTGTCTTCAAGAATTATCAAGCCGGTTATTTCAACATTGTTTGATTTAACGTGAATTACTGGTATAGAAGAAATGTCAGAGTTGAGAATCACGTCTTCTGGATTGTGAGAAATAGAACTGATTTTTAGTTGTTTATCGATAGTGAGAGTTTCCGAATAGTTCCCTTTATAAATCAGTATTGAGTCATTTTCCTGTGCAAAGTTTATTGCTTCCTGTATAGAAGAGAAATTACTGCTATTTTCATTATTAATATCTACAGTAATTGTAGTAGCAGATGCGCAGTTGATTGTGAAAATAATCAGCAGTATAGTAGAGATATTTTTGAATTCCATATGATCGCCTGCTTACTTATATCAAAAAAGAGAAATGAACTAATGATAGTTCACTTTAAATTTTTCATTTCATTCTCTTATCCCAAGAAGGAATATCCATTTGAATACAGATCACTTGACCCTATGAACTCATAAACATTTTCTTCATAGTTGAAGTTAGGACTATCTGTATCGTACCAATAAAGTGTATTTGTACCAGTCCAGGTGTTTGGATCGTTTAATAGGAAGTATGGGTCTATCGTGAACTACCACTCAGCTAAAGACTGAGTGGCTTCTTGGTTCATTCCTCCCTCTTTTGAGGGCAAGTCCCCAAGCTCATCCCCGTAGTTCCTACGGTGTCATAATCCAATTAGATTTTGATCTATTAGTGCAAATTTTTTGATGTTAATTGCGGCATTTATGTCTCTATCATGTTTGGTTTTACAGTCTGGACAAGTCCATTCTCTATCTTTTAACTGTAGTTCTTTATTGTGGTATCCACACACACTACAGAGCTTAGAAGAGGGTTCAAATTGTCCTATTCTCAAAACCGTCTTCCCCAACCATTCAGCTTTATACTCTAATTTTGTTACAAAGCTACTCCATGCGGAATCGCTTATAGCCTGTGCTAAATGATGATTCTTAACCATGCCTTTAACATTCAGAGTTTCCAGAGCTACAGCTTGGTTTTCGCTAACAAGTTTAAAAGAGAGTTTGTTCTGGAAGTCATTTCTCTGATTAGCTATTTTGTCATGGAGTACAGCAAGCCTCTTTTTGACTTTTGCCCTATTTT
The Methanosarcina sp. WWM596 DNA segment above includes these coding regions:
- a CDS encoding nitrous oxide reductase family maturation protein NosD; this translates as MEFKNISTILLIIFTINCASATTITVDINNENSSNFSSIQEAINFAQENDSILIYKGNYSETLTIDKQLKISSISHNPEDVILNSDISSIPVIHVKSNNVEITGLIILEDSNESQISGIYLDNVNNSLIQNNIISNFQDGIVLNASSGCSIENNTLFSNTLHGIYLINSAGNDLKNNLITENKRGLYLNLSNQNTLVNNNASNNENYGIALRKSNANNLTNNQFFMNKYGLCLTVSHENVIADNVASNNKQSGFLLWISESNNLKDDIFIENGNSGIYLLASDKNTLIRNILSNNSNGISIGDSSNNLVANNTFNSNKEYGIFYFYSNLNKNNTIKENIFLDNKKGDDNLTSSSMPIYTILILLTGIGLAFYLIRKPLSKKALKSLGILIVIFLIAIIAWYFPFESGLPGKNVEITNFSWYNSSKIVTIQPLIKRRFFSKVLQLSG